In the genome of Caldalkalibacillus uzonensis, the window ACTTTCCCTTTAATCGAGCGGGTGTGAATAATTTCACCGCTAATGGGGGCATGGATGCGGTGATAATCGGTCGGACTCAGATAAAGAACCAGATAATAGCCGTTACGATATTTTTTTTCCCGCTCAGTATCCTGCAGCATCTCAGCCAAAGTATAACGCTGGCCTTTCACGTTCAGGATAGTGCCTTCTCTGATCTCTCCAATTCCCGTCACTATCGCATCCACAGGACTGACCACCGTATCTGGTTCAGGATGAATGGGGCGCACCCCCTCTTTTAAACGCCGGGTAAAAAAAGCATTTAAGTGGGGATATTCCTCAGGCCGTTTCTCTGCTTCTTCCACATTGATACGGTACACTTTAATAAAATGGGGGATCCAGCGTTTGCTCCACTTCGATTTGGCCAGACGACCGGCCAGATAAGATATGGATCTGCGGGATGAAAGCTGGGTCAACAAACGGAAAATCGTTTTCATGAGCGTTCCTTTCTCTCCAGTGATGTCTAACTTTAACATATTTCTACGTATCTTATTTTAGCATGTCTCTATGCAAAGATAAGTACCAAAATCGCTGTCAGAGAGAAGATTACGCTAACATAAGCCTGAGCCGCCATGACGTAAACGCTTACAAAATCTTAACATTTTCTTAACATCTTCTTAACAATTTCTTAACACTAAACCTGTACGCTACACTCGGTAACCACAAATCATTTCTAGAATATTAACCATCACATCGTCTTGAGGGGGCCAATCTAGGATGAACTGGCAAGAAATGATTTTTTATTTCATCGGCGGACTGGGCATTTTTCTGTTTGGCATTAAATTTATGTCTGACGGTCTGCAAAAAACGGCCGGCGATAAAATGAGAGGCTTACTGGCCAAATATACCTCCAATCCGGTGATGGGAGTACTGGTAGGTATCGTAGTCACCATTCTGTTGCAAACATCAACCGGAACAACCGTGATGTCCATTGGTCTGGTTAATGCCGGTTTAATGACCTTAAAACAGGCCATTGGCGTCATTATGGGCGCCAACATCGGCACCACCATGACGGCCTTTATTATCGGGATCAAAATTGAAAAATACGCCTTGCCCATTATAGCTGTTGGCGCTTTCTTCCTCTTTTTTGTGCGCAAAAAAAATTATCAATATATAGGACAAGTTATTTTTGGCTTTGGCATGCTTTTTTTGGGCCTGCGCACGATGGGTGAAGGTTTGAAGCCACTCAGGGAATTGCCTGTTTTCGTTGATTTAACCGTTGAGCTTTCACACAATCCCGTGCTGGGTGTGCTGGTCGGCACGGTGTTCACCATGATTGTCCAAAGTTCCAGCGCCACCATCGGTATATTGCAAACCATCGCGGATGAAGGCATGATTGAGCTCAGAGCAGCCCTTCCCGTCTTATTTGGTGACAACATCGGAACCACTATCACGGCTGTCCTGGCTGCCATCGGAGCCAGCATTGCCGCGAAACGTGCAGCGCTGGTGCACGTCACCTTTAACATCATTGGTACCATTATCTTTGTCATTGCCCTGCCATTGGTTTACAATCTGGTGCTATGGTTAGGCTCTGACGTTAATATTCGAATGCAAATTGCCTATGCTCACGGCTTGTTCAACGTGACCAATACCCTCATCTTCTTACCATTTGTATCACTCCTGGCTTTATTAGTCAGCAAGATCATCCCGGGTCAAATGGAGGAGCTGGAATTTAAGCCCAAATACCTGGATTCCCGTTTGTTAGCCACTCCTTCTGTGGCCTTGGGACAGGCTCAGCATGAAATTTTACGCATGGGCAGCTACGCCAGGGAGACCCTTGCCGATGCTGTCAACTATTTCTTTAAAAAAGATGAGAAAGTAAGGAACTTGGCCTTGCAAAAGGAAGAACTGGTCAATGAGCTGGACCGAAAAATCACGGAATACATGGTCAAAATTCAGCAAAATGCATTAAACGCCAAAGAATCGGGGAAAGCATCAATCTTAATGCAAACCATCAATGACCTGGAACGCATTGGCGACCATGCTGAAAACATTGTGGAATTGGCTGAGTATACCATTGCCAACAAAGTGGAATTTTCCAAGGAAGCACTGGGAGAACTGGAGCAGATGATCAATCTGACGGATGAGACCATTGCCCAGGCTTTACAAGCTTTGGAACACGATGATCATCAAGCAGCTAAAAAAGTACTGGAAAACGAACGGGAACTGGATCAGATGGAGCGACGCTTCCGTAAAAACCATATTGCCCGCTTGAACAACAACCTGTGTAACGGAAACGCTGGAGCTGTGTTTTTGGATATTTTGAGTAACCTGGAACGCATTGGCGACCACTCAAAAAACATTGCCCAATATGTCTTATATGGTGAATAAAAACGGACCCCCCGGCCTGCCTGTGGCTGGGGGCTCTTTTTGTCTCCCACAGCCCAACCTTTCTCAAAGTTTCACCCCGTCTCTTGCCCTTTCATAATCTATACTATCCAGCAGGCGATGAGAGGAAGAGTGTCATGGAGCACTTACGAATCACGAGTGATCATCAAGTACAACCTCACTCTGTCTTTAACAAACTTGACCGTGCCAGCGGCATGAGCAGCCTGCCTGTTGTCAGTGATGCCCATATCCTTCCCGTCAGTGAGCCACCTTCCTCTCAGATTCTTCAATCCCAGCCTGTGCTGGCCGTCCTCGTCAGTTCGACCGTCAAAACCGAGCCGCCCTTTGGAGAAATGAATCTGTTCTTTCAAGAAGTCATTTACTTTGCAGAAAGACGCCGCATGATGGCCTATATTGTGACCTTGCAGGATTTAGCCCCACTCTCTCTGCCCATATTGGGCTGGACATACCACAATGGCAAATGGCACAGGCGGTATTTTCCTGTTCCAGATGTGGTGTATAATCGCATTCCGTCACGAAAAATAGAGCGAAGCAGCATGTATCAACGATTGAAACAGGAACTGGAGGAACGAAACATCCCCCTTTTTAATCAAACCTTTTTAAATAAATGGACCGTCCATCACCATTTATCTAAGGTGGACCAACTTAAACCTTTTTTACCGGAAACCCATCGTTTTGATGGCAAAGCATCATTAGCCATGATGTTATCAAAATATCCCACCGTTTTTCTAAAGCCTGTTCATGGTTCCTTAGGCCGGGGGATCTACAAAATCAAACGGCTGCGGACCGGTTTCACGTCGGAATACAGCACCCTTAACGGGGAAATCGTTAAATCCTTTCCCCGCTTTAAAACGCTTGTTATTTACCTGAGCAAGCGCATTAACAAACACCATTATATGATTCAGGAAGGCATTCCTATCCTTCATGTAGAGGGGCGCCCGGTCGATTTCAGGGCCTTGATGCAAAAAAACGGCCAGGGCCAATGGTCAGTCACGTCCATGGTGGCACGAATCGGATCCGCAAATCGTTTTGTCTCCAATATCTCCCGGGGAGGGGAAGTAGCCAAAGTATTGGAGACACTCCGTAAATGCCAGATTCCCCAAGTCAAAGAAACGCGGCGCAACCTGACCGCCCTTGCCAAACGGGTCTGCCAGGTGATCGATCAAACTCAGGATGGTCACTTCGGTGAGCTGGGTGTGGATCTGGCCCTGACACATACCGGACGCATCTATATTCTAGAAGTCAATTCCAAACCGTCAAAAACCGATAACACCTTACCGGACAAAGGCCTTAAGAGTAAAGGACGCCCTTCCGTGCATCGTTTACTTGACTATACCCTTTTTCTCATCATGTCCAAAAAATGAGGTGGGCCTATGGTTAAACAACCCCATCTTGGCATACTGGTTGAATTTGTTTTACCCTCGGATCCCCCGTTTCCTGAAAAAGTGTTTTTCAAGCACCTTTCCCAACATGCCAAAACATTAGGCATACAGGTGACAGTCTTCTCCCCGCGCTCGATTGATTGGACCAACCGTTTGATCTGGGGCTACCGCTATGATGAAAACAAGGCAAGGTGGAAAAAAGGAACCTATCCTTTTCCCACGATGATCTATGATCGCATTTTTTACCAGAGTCGCCAACATGTACGTGATGTGGCTCCGGTGATCAAACGTTTACAACAAAACTATAGTGTTCTTTTACTAGGCAAGGGATTGCCTGGAAAATGGAAGGTTTACAACATGCTGAAGGATGATGAGAACCTAGCCCCCTTTTTGCCGGAAACATTTCTTTTTCGCCCGGGTTCATTGTGGAGAAAGAAACTGGTGCAACATGAAGCACTTTTTTTTAAGCCGTCTTCCGGTACACATGGCAAAGGTGTCCTCAAAGTGATAATAGCTGAGGGCCGCATCCATGTTCAGGGACGGACATGGCACAATCACTTGCTGCAAACCAGCTTTCCCTCCTTTACGCCCTGCGAAATGTGGTTAAAAAAATATGTTGGACAGCGCCAATATATTGTCCAGCCTTATCTGCAACTGACCACTCCCGACGAGACCCCATTTGATATGCGTATTTTGTTGCAAAAAAACGACAAGGGAGAATGGACAGAAACGGGAAAAGTGATTCGTGCAGGTCAAAAAGGAAAGCTGACATCCAATTTGCATGGCGGAGGAACGGCAGTAGAGGTCAGTCCCTTTTTAAACAAGTATTATCGACCTGAACAAGTGAAAGATATTTATGCACAGTTAAAGCTTTTAACCAAACGCCTTCCTTACCAATTGGAAATGAAACACGGTCCCTTGCTGGAGTTGGGCATCGATGTGGGCATTGAGCGTACAGGTAAAGTGTGGTTATTGGAAGTCAACTCCAAACCCGGACGGCGCTCCTTCCGTCTCAGTCGTGATTATGAAGCGTTGGCTAACGCCATCTATGCACCGGCTAAATATGCAAGCTATGTTTTTCATGCTTTGAAGGGAGTTTAAAACGATGGGAATACTCATCACTGGCCGCATCCACAAGCACACCTCATCACAACGTACTGTCTTCTTAAGTCCGGAACTGTTCTCCACGGTTCAAGGCACAAGGGAGATCACACTCGTTTACGGACAACAAAAAGTGAAAGCCCGTGTCAGAAGATCACCTTATCCATCTCGCGTTTTTGTTTCTGCTAATTTGTGGCGCACCCTAAAGATCCCTTTTCCCGGAAAGCTCCATTTTCATCTTCAATCCGGTCAGCTGTCTATTGGTCCATTGGTTGGCATCTTAACCACCGGTGTCACCCATTATGACGCTTCCCCCATCGGCGGACGCACCAACTTTATGCGCCGCTTTTTAATGGCCAGCCAGGATGTACCGGCCTCCTATTTTGTCTTTTCACCGCAAGATATTTCTTACTTAAGAAAAGAAATCAACGGATACTTTTTGATCAAAGACAAAACCGGCAAACTCAGTTTCCGCCGCTTTCGGGTCCCGTTTCCCCATGTGGTTTATAACCGGGTGCCCAACCGGGTGCAGGAACGGTCAGCGGCGGTCTCTTGGGCTAAAACAGCCCTTGAAAAAGAAGGTGTGCGCATCTTTAATCCCGCTTTTTTTAACAAGTGGACGATCCATGAAAAGATTCATCATGTGGAGGAGGTGCAGCACTACATTCCTGAAACGATTTTTAACCCTGATACCGGCCAGATCGCCCGGATGTTGAATACCTATCACATGGTGTACCTCAAACCGTCCTCGGGCAGCTTAGGCCTGGGCATCGCCCAGTTCTACCACTTGCCGGGCAGAGGTTATTTCCTCCGCTACCGGCGCAGAAATGAAAACAAACTATTTCGTTTTAAAAACCTCTCTAAAGCCATTCAACACTTTATGCGGCACAAATCATCCAAAACCTACATCGTTCAGCAAGGGATCCCCTTAATGACCTTAGACGGGCGGCAGATCGATTTTCGGGTGCATACCAACAAGAACAGACATGGGCAGTGGGAGGTGACAGCCATTGCCGCCAAACTGGCTGGCAAAGGAAGTGTGACCACCCATATGCGTACGGGAGGCAAGGTACTGTCACCCCATGCAGCCATAAAAAAATGCTTTCCCCTGCACCAGCAACAACGCGTTCTTTTAGAGCTTGAAGAGGCTGCACTGGCCTTATCCCGTGCCATCGACCAGGAAATTGAAGGATATATCGGCGAACTCGGCTTTGATATCGGCATTGACCAAAGCGGTCATCCATGGATGTTTGAAGCCAACTCCAAGCCGGGGCGCCATGTATTCACCCATGCCAGCTTAAAAGAGAGTGAGGTATTGACCCGGCAAAAGATTTTAGAATACGCCCTCTACTTGGCGGAGTTTACCACTGAGGATGTGAGACCATGATGGGCATGAAGAAAGCAACAATCGCCTATTCCCCTGCCAATCAAACATGGTATTTGTTAACCAAAACAAAGTCGGGACAAACAAGAAACCGTTTCATCTATTGGGGAGCCAACCGCATGCCCCTCAAGCTGCGCTTGACCCGGCCCCCTCTCTATTTCTACCCCAAGCCCCTCACCATCAATGCTTTTATTCACATTGAAAAAGGAAAGCCTCTGCTTGGTCCCTTGGTGGGCATCCTAACTGTTCGGGGAGAACACGGCTCGTTTATCGGTTCGAAGCCTAACTTTATTGATGTGATCAAAACCGGACGGTACAAAGGGGGGATTGTCTTTGTCTTTACCCCTGAAAATGTGAACTGGCTCACAGAAGAAGTCAAGGGCTATCTGTACCATCCGCAGCTAAAAAAATGGCTGTCCTGTCAATTTCCTTTGCCCAATGTGGTGTACAACCGTATTCCCTTGCGCTCGTTTGAGCGTAAAAGTGAAGTTCGGGCATGCCTGCAGTCCCTGGAGAAACATCCCAAAATCACCTTGTTTAACCCTTGTTTTTTTGATAAAGAAGAGCTGTTCCGGCTGCTCAAAGACGAATCTGAGGCAGCCGCCTATCTCCCCCGCACACAGCCTTTAGATGACAAGGAGCGTTTGTCTGAGATGATCCACGAGCACCGGAATGTGTATTTGAAACCAACCAGAGGCAAAGCAGGAAAAGGTATTTTTAAAGCATGTTATGACGATGCCCATGGGCGCTATGTGCTGTTCTTCCATCAAGGCTTGAAAACCAAACGGCTATGGACAACTTCTTTCCAGAGGTTGTGGAGCGGATTCCAAAAATTAAAGATCGATTCCCCGTATATCATCCAGCAAGCCATTGATCTGGCCCAGGTGGAAGGATGTCCATTTGATATACGCACACTGATCCAAAAAAACAAATACGGGAAATGGGGTGTCACTGGCATCGGTGTCCGTGTGGCCGGCACAAACCGCATTACCACCCATGTGCCCCAAGGTGGGAGAATAGAAGATCCAGATCAGGTCCTGCCCCAGGTGTTCACCCGGGAACAGACGGAAAAGATCAAAACTGAAGTTAAACATTTGGCTTTACTGGTGGCCACAGAGTTGGAACAACATTATCATCATCTTGGTGAGATGTCTCTGGATATTGGCGTTGACAGCCAAGGCCAGTTGTGGCTGTTTGAAGCCAATGCCAAACCCATGAAATTTGATGAACCGCATATCCGGCGTAAATCTCTGGAGAATTTGATCGAATATGCCCAATACCTTACCTTTAAAACATACCGTAAAGGGGTTAGTACTAATGAAACTGCACAAGCTAACTAGTGCGCAAGTGGAGAAATACCGCCGTGCCTTAATCACCTTTCTTAAACGGCATGGAGACCGGCGGATTACGCGTACTGGGATCAACTGGCTGGAACAAGCGGACGCTACCCAGCTTTCCTCTGCAGGAACGCTTGTTTTATGTGCACTCAAAGAAAAAAAATTGATTGGTTTATTAATTGTATCCAATTATGGGATTGATGAATCGTATATAGCCGTTCATCAGCACTACCGCGATAAGGACATTGCCAAACAAATAGTTCAATACGCGATCCATTCCCTGGGTAAATTATACGGACGGGTAGCCCTGGATAATATCCCCAGTTTAAAGGTTTGCCTGGCCAATGACATGGTGGCCTTTCACCTGTTTACCGGTCCAACCGGCAAACTCACACTGTGGGTTGGGGGAGGAGATTGGACAAAAGAAGATGTCCTTCCGTACAGCTGAAGCACTTTCTTACAGTTGATCACATTTTTTGATAGAATAAGAGAAACAGAAATTAACGCAATTTTTGCTTAGGGGACGGAGTGATCAG includes:
- a CDS encoding Na/Pi cotransporter family protein — protein: MNWQEMIFYFIGGLGIFLFGIKFMSDGLQKTAGDKMRGLLAKYTSNPVMGVLVGIVVTILLQTSTGTTVMSIGLVNAGLMTLKQAIGVIMGANIGTTMTAFIIGIKIEKYALPIIAVGAFFLFFVRKKNYQYIGQVIFGFGMLFLGLRTMGEGLKPLRELPVFVDLTVELSHNPVLGVLVGTVFTMIVQSSSATIGILQTIADEGMIELRAALPVLFGDNIGTTITAVLAAIGASIAAKRAALVHVTFNIIGTIIFVIALPLVYNLVLWLGSDVNIRMQIAYAHGLFNVTNTLIFLPFVSLLALLVSKIIPGQMEELEFKPKYLDSRLLATPSVALGQAQHEILRMGSYARETLADAVNYFFKKDEKVRNLALQKEELVNELDRKITEYMVKIQQNALNAKESGKASILMQTINDLERIGDHAENIVELAEYTIANKVEFSKEALGELEQMINLTDETIAQALQALEHDDHQAAKKVLENERELDQMERRFRKNHIARLNNNLCNGNAGAVFLDILSNLERIGDHSKNIAQYVLYGE
- a CDS encoding YheC/YheD family endospore coat-associated protein, producing MVKQPHLGILVEFVLPSDPPFPEKVFFKHLSQHAKTLGIQVTVFSPRSIDWTNRLIWGYRYDENKARWKKGTYPFPTMIYDRIFYQSRQHVRDVAPVIKRLQQNYSVLLLGKGLPGKWKVYNMLKDDENLAPFLPETFLFRPGSLWRKKLVQHEALFFKPSSGTHGKGVLKVIIAEGRIHVQGRTWHNHLLQTSFPSFTPCEMWLKKYVGQRQYIVQPYLQLTTPDETPFDMRILLQKNDKGEWTETGKVIRAGQKGKLTSNLHGGGTAVEVSPFLNKYYRPEQVKDIYAQLKLLTKRLPYQLEMKHGPLLELGIDVGIERTGKVWLLEVNSKPGRRSFRLSRDYEALANAIYAPAKYASYVFHALKGV
- a CDS encoding YheC/YheD family endospore coat-associated protein, giving the protein MGILITGRIHKHTSSQRTVFLSPELFSTVQGTREITLVYGQQKVKARVRRSPYPSRVFVSANLWRTLKIPFPGKLHFHLQSGQLSIGPLVGILTTGVTHYDASPIGGRTNFMRRFLMASQDVPASYFVFSPQDISYLRKEINGYFLIKDKTGKLSFRRFRVPFPHVVYNRVPNRVQERSAAVSWAKTALEKEGVRIFNPAFFNKWTIHEKIHHVEEVQHYIPETIFNPDTGQIARMLNTYHMVYLKPSSGSLGLGIAQFYHLPGRGYFLRYRRRNENKLFRFKNLSKAIQHFMRHKSSKTYIVQQGIPLMTLDGRQIDFRVHTNKNRHGQWEVTAIAAKLAGKGSVTTHMRTGGKVLSPHAAIKKCFPLHQQQRVLLELEEAALALSRAIDQEIEGYIGELGFDIGIDQSGHPWMFEANSKPGRHVFTHASLKESEVLTRQKILEYALYLAEFTTEDVRP
- the asd gene encoding archaetidylserine decarboxylase (Phosphatidylserine decarboxylase is synthesized as a single chain precursor. Generation of the pyruvoyl active site from a Ser is coupled to cleavage of a Gly-Ser bond between the larger (beta) and smaller (alpha chains). It is an integral membrane protein.), which gives rise to MLKLDITGEKGTLMKTIFRLLTQLSSRRSISYLAGRLAKSKWSKRWIPHFIKVYRINVEEAEKRPEEYPHLNAFFTRRLKEGVRPIHPEPDTVVSPVDAIVTGIGEIREGTILNVKGQRYTLAEMLQDTEREKKYRNGYYLVLYLSPTDYHRIHAPISGEIIHTRSIKGKVYPVNRFGMQHMKRVLSRNRRLITYLQNEYTEVAIVKVGAMNVASIQWSERLQSKRVEKGDELAYFEFGSTVVLLIREESFQFIHGLTEGDRVKMGEPVGRMVMYKDLL
- a CDS encoding YheC/YheD family endospore coat-associated protein; translation: MEHLRITSDHQVQPHSVFNKLDRASGMSSLPVVSDAHILPVSEPPSSQILQSQPVLAVLVSSTVKTEPPFGEMNLFFQEVIYFAERRRMMAYIVTLQDLAPLSLPILGWTYHNGKWHRRYFPVPDVVYNRIPSRKIERSSMYQRLKQELEERNIPLFNQTFLNKWTVHHHLSKVDQLKPFLPETHRFDGKASLAMMLSKYPTVFLKPVHGSLGRGIYKIKRLRTGFTSEYSTLNGEIVKSFPRFKTLVIYLSKRINKHHYMIQEGIPILHVEGRPVDFRALMQKNGQGQWSVTSMVARIGSANRFVSNISRGGEVAKVLETLRKCQIPQVKETRRNLTALAKRVCQVIDQTQDGHFGELGVDLALTHTGRIYILEVNSKPSKTDNTLPDKGLKSKGRPSVHRLLDYTLFLIMSKK
- a CDS encoding YheC/YheD family endospore coat-associated protein; translated protein: MMGMKKATIAYSPANQTWYLLTKTKSGQTRNRFIYWGANRMPLKLRLTRPPLYFYPKPLTINAFIHIEKGKPLLGPLVGILTVRGEHGSFIGSKPNFIDVIKTGRYKGGIVFVFTPENVNWLTEEVKGYLYHPQLKKWLSCQFPLPNVVYNRIPLRSFERKSEVRACLQSLEKHPKITLFNPCFFDKEELFRLLKDESEAAAYLPRTQPLDDKERLSEMIHEHRNVYLKPTRGKAGKGIFKACYDDAHGRYVLFFHQGLKTKRLWTTSFQRLWSGFQKLKIDSPYIIQQAIDLAQVEGCPFDIRTLIQKNKYGKWGVTGIGVRVAGTNRITTHVPQGGRIEDPDQVLPQVFTREQTEKIKTEVKHLALLVATELEQHYHHLGEMSLDIGVDSQGQLWLFEANAKPMKFDEPHIRRKSLENLIEYAQYLTFKTYRKGVSTNETAQAN
- a CDS encoding GNAT family N-acetyltransferase, which gives rise to MKLHKLTSAQVEKYRRALITFLKRHGDRRITRTGINWLEQADATQLSSAGTLVLCALKEKKLIGLLIVSNYGIDESYIAVHQHYRDKDIAKQIVQYAIHSLGKLYGRVALDNIPSLKVCLANDMVAFHLFTGPTGKLTLWVGGGDWTKEDVLPYS